A part of Curtobacterium sp. MCLR17_036 genomic DNA contains:
- the sdhC gene encoding succinate dehydrogenase, cytochrome b556 subunit, which translates to MAEPTGGGTATAVPEVTIEAPRASRKPEGTLYRGSTGMWSWVLHRITGVAIYFFLLVHILDTALVRLSPEAYNAVIGTYKTPIMNLGETALVMAIVFHAYNGLRIILVDFWSKGPKYQRAMFWIVLVLWAITIAGFLPRQLMNLVADFN; encoded by the coding sequence CGGCGGCGGTACGGCGACCGCCGTGCCCGAGGTCACGATCGAGGCGCCACGCGCCTCTCGGAAACCCGAGGGCACGCTGTACCGCGGATCGACGGGCATGTGGTCCTGGGTCCTGCACCGGATCACCGGCGTCGCGATCTACTTCTTCCTGCTGGTGCACATCCTCGACACCGCGCTGGTGCGCTTGTCACCAGAGGCCTACAACGCCGTCATCGGCACGTACAAGACCCCGATCATGAACCTCGGCGAGACCGCCCTGGTGATGGCGATCGTGTTCCACGCCTACAACGGACTGCGGATCATCCTCGTCGACTTCTGGTCCAAGGGACCGAAGTACCAGCGGGCCATGTTCTGGATCGTCCTCGTCCTCTGGGCGATCACGATCGCGGGCTTCCTGCCCCGCCAGCTCATGAACCTCGTCGCCGACTTCAACTAG
- the sdhD gene encoding succinate dehydrogenase, hydrophobic membrane anchor protein, with the protein MTTQTIEPPRSAAAARRTTNWEKWGWIYMRASGVLLVVLIFGHLFVNMVAGEGVKQIDFAFVAGKWADPFWKVWDSLMLVLALIHGSNGMRTIINDYVAKPGVRRTLLGAVLVACVALIVLGLLVCWTFDPCPAGAAAADLPSFCPAQ; encoded by the coding sequence ATGACCACGCAGACCATCGAGCCCCCGCGCTCGGCCGCCGCCGCCCGCCGCACCACCAACTGGGAGAAGTGGGGCTGGATCTACATGCGCGCCTCGGGCGTGCTGCTCGTCGTGCTGATCTTCGGCCACCTCTTCGTGAACATGGTGGCGGGCGAGGGCGTCAAGCAGATCGACTTCGCCTTCGTCGCCGGCAAGTGGGCCGACCCGTTCTGGAAGGTCTGGGACTCGCTCATGCTGGTCCTCGCGCTCATCCACGGCTCGAACGGCATGCGGACGATCATCAACGACTACGTGGCGAAGCCCGGCGTGCGCAGGACGCTCCTCGGAGCCGTCCTCGTCGCGTGCGTCGCGCTCATCGTCCTCGGCCTGCTCGTGTGCTGGACGTTCGACCCGTGCCCCGCGGGCGCCGCCGCCGCCGACCTGCCGTCCTTCTGCCCGGCGCAGTAG
- the sdhA gene encoding succinate dehydrogenase flavoprotein subunit gives MTTETTVHHHQFDIVIIGAGGAGMRAAIEAGPKAKTAVISKLYPTRSHTGAAQGGMAAALANVEEDSWEWHTFDTIKGGDYLVDQDAAEILAKEAIDAVIDLENMGLPFNRTPEGKIDQRRFGGHTRDHGKSPVRRACYAADRTGHMILQTLFQNCVKLGVEFYNEFYALDLIMVDVVGDDGVTRKQPAGVVAFELATGELHVFHAKAMIFATGGFGKMYKTTSNAHTLTGDGVGIVWRTGLPLEDMEFFQFHPTGLAGLGILLTEGARGEGAILRNASGERFMERYAPTIKDLAPRDIVARCMVQEVAEGRGAGPNKDYVLLDCTHLGAEVLETKLPDITEFARTYLGVDPVVEPVPVMPTAHYAMGGIPTNTDAQVLYDNTTVVPGLYAAGECACVSVHGSNRLGTNSLLDINVFGKRSGNNAAEWVKTAEFLPLPEDPAAGVRAMLEQLRASTGTERVSALRKELQEEMDKNAQVFRTDESLARVTETIHTLRNRFTQVSVQDKGKRFNTDLLEAVELGFLLDLAEVVVYSARNRKESRGGHMRDDYPKRDDENYMQHTMAYLTGDPHSSLADDHITLDWKPVVMTRYQPMERKY, from the coding sequence GTGACCACCGAGACCACCGTCCACCACCACCAGTTCGACATCGTCATCATCGGCGCAGGAGGCGCGGGCATGCGTGCCGCGATCGAGGCCGGCCCGAAGGCGAAGACGGCCGTCATCTCGAAGCTGTACCCGACCCGGTCGCACACCGGTGCGGCGCAGGGCGGGATGGCCGCCGCCCTGGCGAACGTCGAAGAGGACTCGTGGGAGTGGCACACCTTCGACACGATCAAGGGCGGCGACTACCTGGTCGACCAGGACGCCGCCGAGATCCTCGCGAAGGAGGCGATCGACGCCGTCATCGACCTCGAGAACATGGGCCTGCCGTTCAACCGCACGCCCGAGGGCAAGATCGACCAGCGTCGGTTCGGCGGGCACACGCGCGACCACGGCAAGTCGCCGGTGCGCCGCGCCTGCTACGCCGCCGACCGCACGGGCCACATGATCCTGCAGACGCTGTTCCAGAACTGCGTGAAGCTCGGTGTCGAGTTCTACAACGAGTTCTACGCACTCGACCTCATCATGGTCGACGTCGTGGGCGACGACGGCGTCACCCGCAAGCAGCCGGCGGGCGTCGTCGCGTTCGAGCTCGCGACCGGTGAGCTGCACGTCTTCCACGCCAAGGCGATGATCTTCGCCACCGGCGGCTTCGGCAAGATGTACAAGACGACCTCGAACGCGCACACGCTCACGGGCGACGGCGTCGGGATCGTCTGGCGCACGGGCCTGCCGCTCGAGGACATGGAGTTCTTCCAGTTCCACCCGACCGGCCTGGCGGGCCTCGGCATCCTGCTCACCGAGGGCGCCCGCGGCGAGGGCGCGATCCTCCGGAACGCCTCGGGCGAGCGCTTCATGGAGCGCTACGCCCCGACCATCAAGGACCTCGCCCCACGCGACATCGTCGCCCGCTGCATGGTGCAGGAAGTCGCCGAGGGCCGCGGGGCCGGACCGAACAAGGACTACGTCCTGCTCGACTGCACGCACCTCGGTGCCGAGGTCCTCGAGACGAAGCTGCCGGACATCACCGAGTTCGCCCGCACCTACCTCGGTGTCGACCCCGTCGTCGAGCCGGTGCCGGTCATGCCCACCGCGCACTACGCGATGGGCGGCATCCCGACGAACACCGACGCCCAGGTCCTGTACGACAACACGACGGTCGTCCCCGGGCTGTACGCCGCCGGCGAGTGCGCCTGCGTGTCGGTGCACGGCTCGAACCGTCTCGGCACGAACTCCCTGCTCGACATCAACGTCTTCGGCAAGCGCTCCGGCAACAACGCCGCCGAGTGGGTCAAGACCGCCGAGTTCCTCCCCCTGCCCGAGGACCCGGCCGCCGGTGTCCGCGCGATGCTCGAGCAGCTCCGCGCCTCGACCGGCACCGAGCGCGTCTCGGCACTCCGCAAGGAGCTGCAGGAGGAGATGGACAAGAACGCGCAGGTGTTCCGCACCGACGAGTCCCTGGCACGCGTCACCGAGACCATCCACACGCTCCGCAACCGCTTCACGCAGGTGAGCGTGCAGGACAAGGGCAAGCGGTTCAACACCGACCTGCTCGAGGCCGTCGAGCTCGGCTTCCTGCTCGACCTGGCCGAGGTCGTCGTCTACTCGGCGCGCAACCGCAAGGAGAGCCGCGGCGGGCACATGCGCGACGACTACCCGAAGCGCGACGACGAGAACTACATGCAGCACACGATGGCGTAC